Sequence from the Segatella copri genome:
AAGATTGTAGTGGATGAACCTTCTGTTGTAGCCCTTGACCGCCGCACCGACAAGATGATTGCTGTGGGCGAGAAGGCTAAGATGATGTACGAGAAGACTCATGATAATATCCGTACTATCAGACCATTGCGTGATGGCGTGATTGCCGACTTTACTGCCTGTGAGCAGATGATGCGTGGATTGATTAAGATGGTTCATACGGGTAGCCGTCTCTTCTCTCCTTCACTCCGTATGGTTATCGGTGTACCTTCTGGTTCTACCGAGGTTGAGCTTCGTGCTGTGCGCGACTCTGCCGAGCATGCCGACGGACGTGATGTATATTTGATTTTTGAGCCAATGGCAGCCGCTATCGGTATCGGTATCGATGTTGAGGCTCCAGAGGGTAATATGATTGTTGATATAGGTGGTGGTTCTACCGAAATCGCTGTCATCTCATTGGGTGGTATCGTATCGAACAACTCAATCCGTACAGCAGGTGACGACCTTACTGCCGATATTCAGGAATATATGAGCCGTCAGCACAACGTGAAGGTTTCTGAGCGTATGGCTGAGCGTATCAAGATTCATGTGGGTTCAGCTCTGACCGATCTGGGTGATGAGGCTCCAGAAGATTTCATCGTACATGGTCCTAACCGTATTACAGCGTTGCCTATGGAGGTACCTGTATGCTACCAGGAGATTGCCCACTGTCTGGATAAGACCGTGGCAAAGATTGAGAACGCTGTGCTCTCAGCATTGGAGAACACACCTCCTGAGCTCTATGCCGATATCGTGAAGAATGGTATCTGGCTCTCTGGTGGTGGTGCTTTGCTCCGCGGTCTCGACAAGCGTTTGCAGGATAAGATCAATATCCCATTCCACATCGCAGAAGATCCATTGCACAGTGTTGCCAAGGGTGCTGGTATTG
This genomic interval carries:
- a CDS encoding rod shape-determining protein, with translation MGFFSFIQEIAMDLGTANTIIISDDKIVVDEPSVVALDRRTDKMIAVGEKAKMMYEKTHDNIRTIRPLRDGVIADFTACEQMMRGLIKMVHTGSRLFSPSLRMVIGVPSGSTEVELRAVRDSAEHADGRDVYLIFEPMAAAIGIGIDVEAPEGNMIVDIGGGSTEIAVISLGGIVSNNSIRTAGDDLTADIQEYMSRQHNVKVSERMAERIKIHVGSALTDLGDEAPEDFIVHGPNRITALPMEVPVCYQEIAHCLDKTVAKIENAVLSALENTPPELYADIVKNGIWLSGGGALLRGLDKRLQDKINIPFHIAEDPLHSVAKGAGIALKNVDRFSFLMR